A single region of the Thermococcus paralvinellae genome encodes:
- a CDS encoding TRAP transporter permease, whose translation MGEEIEKNGKKIVLEKTRTLPPKLENIVKAAAILIGLFEILFIFNFTFSVYSLFDKLGIKIEALKLDFQDQQIMAFVLGMIFVIAFLRYPIIKKDKYLKKVQLIDYILIILGLAAAFYKFWRWPTYMVYYDVNQTDVIFGFLAIILVLEATRRAIGWILPTIVTVFLLYGIKDAGFNWTRIAQYLYLDQGIFGIPFYVMTIYVFAFVFFGAFLLKIGVSDYITEFMISIFGPRPGGPAKAAVISSGMMGTVSGSSVANVLTTGTFTIPLMKKAGYPPEIAGAVEPVASTGGQLMPPVMGAAAFIMAQFLGVPYNKLIIAAVLPALIYYSGVYLFIDLETKRLGLKGMPRDQFKPIKYFLRKLYILLPIVVITVALVWGIAPHIAAVSSLGIAIWVAWISKDEIPGHESLYVATVLITTLLMFTGKEIAKPVGIVLLLLGLVLIIMAVATDMVHFNEKFYISMLFIFLIALGKILYMRKEEILLMSGVFGIIFSLIVGYKSKTEGGKAMYSATYESMISAGKTSTTVMLAAASAGLIQGVLTMTGLVTSLGYKLVDLAGGNLLLLLMMAMIFSLILGMGVPTTANYVITSLVAAPAVFNAVANNPIYSASVPGYGTPIALLAAHFFVFYFGILADLTPPVALAAYAGSALAGGDFWKTATNSVKYALAGYVGPYIYFSHPEMFLITVQQWTPEVALRVLYYFIATILIMYLLAIAITGYYKKPIRKEIRVILGALGLIGATLHPIPVALVVLSLVGVIIYARKF comes from the coding sequence ATGGGAGAAGAAATTGAGAAGAACGGGAAAAAAATTGTGCTAGAAAAAACAAGAACACTACCCCCAAAGTTAGAAAATATTGTAAAAGCTGCAGCAATACTAATTGGTCTCTTTGAGATTCTGTTTATATTTAACTTTACATTTTCAGTGTACTCCTTGTTTGATAAATTGGGCATCAAAATAGAGGCTCTTAAGTTGGACTTCCAAGATCAGCAGATAATGGCATTTGTCTTAGGTATGATATTTGTCATAGCCTTCCTAAGATACCCAATCATCAAGAAGGACAAATATCTCAAAAAAGTGCAGCTCATAGATTATATACTGATAATTCTTGGACTAGCAGCGGCCTTTTATAAGTTCTGGCGATGGCCTACCTACATGGTCTACTATGATGTCAATCAGACTGACGTTATATTTGGTTTCTTGGCTATAATCCTAGTCTTAGAAGCTACAAGAAGAGCTATTGGATGGATTTTGCCAACAATAGTCACAGTATTCCTGCTTTATGGAATTAAAGATGCTGGATTTAATTGGACTCGTATAGCTCAGTATCTTTATCTTGACCAAGGTATTTTCGGAATCCCCTTCTACGTTATGACAATTTATGTCTTTGCATTCGTGTTCTTTGGCGCATTCTTACTGAAAATTGGAGTGAGTGATTACATTACGGAGTTCATGATATCAATCTTTGGACCTCGACCAGGTGGTCCAGCAAAAGCAGCAGTTATTTCAAGTGGTATGATGGGAACAGTAAGTGGAAGTTCAGTTGCTAACGTTTTAACAACAGGAACATTCACAATCCCGCTGATGAAAAAGGCTGGTTATCCACCCGAGATAGCTGGTGCTGTTGAGCCTGTGGCTTCAACAGGAGGTCAGCTGATGCCTCCAGTCATGGGTGCTGCTGCGTTCATTATGGCCCAGTTCTTGGGAGTTCCATATAACAAGCTGATTATTGCAGCAGTACTACCAGCGTTGATTTACTACTCTGGTGTCTATCTGTTTATTGACCTTGAAACCAAACGCTTAGGTTTGAAAGGAATGCCAAGAGACCAGTTTAAACCTATTAAATACTTCCTAAGGAAACTATATATACTGTTACCAATCGTTGTGATTACCGTTGCGTTAGTATGGGGAATTGCTCCACACATTGCAGCAGTTTCTTCATTGGGTATTGCAATCTGGGTCGCATGGATTTCAAAAGACGAAATTCCTGGACATGAGTCCCTTTATGTAGCAACAGTTCTTATCACAACTCTCCTAATGTTTACTGGGAAGGAAATAGCAAAGCCTGTCGGTATAGTATTGCTACTACTCGGTCTAGTTCTCATAATTATGGCAGTTGCAACTGACATGGTGCACTTCAATGAAAAGTTCTATATCAGCATGCTGTTTATCTTTCTCATTGCTCTTGGAAAGATTCTCTACATGAGAAAGGAAGAAATTCTCCTAATGAGTGGTGTCTTTGGAATAATATTCTCCCTTATAGTCGGATACAAATCCAAGACAGAAGGCGGTAAAGCAATGTATTCAGCAACTTATGAATCAATGATAAGCGCTGGTAAAACAAGTACAACAGTCATGCTCGCAGCAGCAAGTGCTGGTTTGATTCAAGGAGTTCTCACAATGACTGGATTGGTTACATCTCTCGGATACAAGCTTGTTGATTTGGCAGGAGGAAATCTGCTGTTGCTCTTAATGATGGCAATGATATTCAGCCTCATCCTTGGTATGGGTGTGCCAACAACGGCAAATTACGTCATTACATCATTAGTTGCAGCTCCAGCAGTCTTTAACGCTGTAGCGAACAATCCAATTTACTCTGCATCAGTCCCGGGCTATGGAACACCAATCGCTCTCTTAGCAGCACACTTCTTCGTGTTTTACTTTGGAATACTTGCAGACCTGACGCCGCCAGTTGCTCTGGCAGCTTATGCAGGTTCGGCACTAGCTGGAGGAGACTTCTGGAAGACAGCAACTAATTCAGTTAAATATGCTTTAGCAGGTTATGTTGGACCATATATATACTTCAGCCACCCAGAGATGTTCCTTATTACAGTTCAACAATGGACACCTGAAGTTGCACTTAGAGTCCTCTACTACTTCATAGCAACAATACTCATTATGTATCTCCTAGCAATAGCAATCACAGGCTACTACAAGAAACCAATAAGAAAGGAGATAAGAGTTATACTTGGTGCATTAGGACTCATTGGAGCAACCCTTCATCCAATTCCAGTAGCCTTAGTAGTCCTTTCACTTGTTGGAGTCATAATATATGCGAGGAAGTTTTAG
- a CDS encoding DUF1850 domain-containing protein: MKKSFLFFLLLFILLFPVSVIGIEFNGNVCYYPLSSNSTLEISYTHSVSLTRVIDTYRISKDGIYALQERWQEFLAGQPIDFDYRAGSFYVKNLNTFLGKSWEYWFIPVNNVTVKIDEKIVFVQPKEEGIMKIEVKKVPIFLIISRRC; this comes from the coding sequence TTGAAGAAATCTTTTCTTTTTTTCTTGCTTCTCTTCATACTGCTTTTTCCTGTCTCCGTAATTGGGATAGAATTTAATGGGAACGTATGTTATTACCCTCTCAGCTCAAATTCCACACTGGAAATTAGTTACACTCATAGTGTTTCATTAACTAGGGTTATAGATACATATCGAATTTCAAAGGATGGTATATACGCTCTCCAAGAAAGATGGCAGGAATTCCTTGCAGGACAACCTATAGATTTCGATTATCGAGCTGGTAGTTTCTATGTGAAGAACTTGAATACATTTCTTGGCAAATCATGGGAATACTGGTTTATTCCAGTTAATAATGTTACCGTAAAAATTGATGAGAAAATTGTGTTCGTACAGCCTAAAGAGGAGGGCATCATGAAGATTGAAGTTAAGAAGGTTCCAATTTTTTTGATAATAAGTAGGAGGTGTTAA
- a CDS encoding TAXI family TRAP transporter solute-binding subunit: MRKWKALGVVFVLVLALVAAGCTQKETTTGTQTQAPIVTKNDEGKYEITIYTGSGPGSVYFAIGSMLAKVINKKSNLIAAKAVTSGASVANCKAIGKGEAQVAIAQNDVTWYAWEGKYQFEGNPIKVLRGIGTLYPEPVQIVVRADSDIKTLQDLAGKKVVVGAAGSGVAATAERVLKAAGVWDKIEPVYQTFEEAAQSLVLGQVDAEFTVIAYPAPAIDQIAVKVPVRLIPIPDDVIKKLHDQGYPFYVKVIIPAGTYKGMTEDTQTIAVKSTLVVHKDLPDEVVYEITKILYENIDELAKAHQVAKQIDMKHAFEGLMVPLHPGAVKYYEEHGIKVPDELKG; encoded by the coding sequence ATGAGAAAGTGGAAAGCTTTGGGTGTAGTTTTTGTTTTGGTGTTGGCTTTAGTTGCCGCTGGATGTACCCAAAAAGAAACTACAACAGGCACACAAACACAGGCTCCAATTGTAACAAAGAACGACGAAGGAAAGTATGAAATCACTATCTATACTGGCTCTGGTCCTGGTAGCGTCTATTTTGCCATTGGTTCAATGCTTGCAAAAGTCATAAACAAAAAGAGCAACTTAATTGCTGCCAAAGCTGTCACAAGTGGTGCAAGCGTTGCCAACTGTAAGGCTATAGGGAAAGGGGAAGCTCAAGTAGCTATAGCTCAGAACGACGTTACTTGGTATGCCTGGGAAGGAAAATACCAGTTTGAGGGCAACCCAATTAAGGTTCTCAGAGGTATCGGAACACTATACCCCGAGCCAGTTCAAATAGTCGTTAGAGCAGACAGCGATATAAAGACCCTTCAAGACCTAGCTGGTAAGAAGGTTGTCGTAGGTGCCGCTGGTAGTGGTGTTGCTGCCACAGCCGAGAGAGTGCTCAAAGCTGCTGGAGTCTGGGACAAGATTGAGCCAGTTTACCAAACCTTCGAAGAGGCAGCACAGAGCTTAGTTCTCGGCCAAGTTGACGCTGAGTTTACCGTTATCGCTTATCCGGCTCCAGCTATTGATCAGATTGCAGTTAAAGTTCCAGTCAGATTAATCCCAATTCCAGATGACGTCATCAAGAAGCTCCATGATCAGGGATATCCATTCTATGTCAAGGTAATAATCCCAGCTGGCACATACAAGGGAATGACTGAAGACACACAAACAATAGCAGTTAAATCAACCCTTGTTGTTCACAAGGACTTACCAGATGAAGTCGTTTACGAGATTACCAAGATTCTCTACGAAAACATTGACGAGCTAGCCAAGGCTCATCAAGTTGCAAAGCAGATTGACATGAAGCATGCATTTGAGGGTCTCATGGTTCCACTCCACCCAGGAGCAGTTAAATACTACGAAGAGCATGGAATCAAAGTACCTGACGAACTTAAAGGATGA
- a CDS encoding KamA family radical SAM protein, which translates to MEKQMESAISTFNVEESPWGLKQGVNHEDFLKIFEPLPEIKEILLTSETLEEARDKLRKFAEDLLWKYKNGEIKVDAMDRWLAIEAINVFLNIISEYGEKAAGFSTLEYLWKAAKGDKRVLSIITEGFVEEFKHLFKAMAGVAGYSKGWLGPKLEAAGVKFVDFSKIKGRKAALMRSEYLDKVWEYIKGYLKKYPSGLDKHIIEKRKKQREKLMEYWGITEDEWFDYRWQFSHVLKREKGLETLRELNELGIVKVPEEDLKQVELAVKYGIPWGITPHYLHLWDFENPYKEDRHVRRQVMPPTWYVSNMLQHREDREYYFDFMGEHDTSPIDLVTRRYVTIAILKAYDTCPQICVYCQRNWEVLEPFMAGSFPGWDKIEAAIEWFGEHESMLDVLITGGDPLALSDKIIDKIMSRLSEFDHVVNIRWGSRIFVTVPMRITDSLAEILGSYIEPGKRNVSISTHFETAYEVTPEVAEAAYKIRRQGIYIYNQLVYQRNVSRRFENVALRIALRKVGIDPYYTFYPKGKIEQKDYLVPIARVVQERKEEARLLPGQFRPDEPVFNVPRMGKNHLRAWQDRELVGIRPDGSRIYLMHPWEKGISETKLYTYPDVPIKEYLEYLESIGEDPNDYWTIWYYY; encoded by the coding sequence ATGGAAAAACAAATGGAGAGTGCTATTTCGACATTTAATGTTGAAGAATCTCCATGGGGTCTAAAACAAGGAGTCAATCATGAAGATTTTTTGAAAATTTTTGAACCTCTTCCCGAAATTAAAGAGATCCTGCTCACCAGCGAAACACTTGAAGAGGCAAGAGACAAGCTCAGAAAGTTTGCTGAAGATTTGCTGTGGAAGTACAAGAACGGAGAAATTAAAGTTGATGCCATGGACAGATGGCTTGCAATTGAAGCTATCAATGTATTCTTAAACATAATCTCTGAATATGGTGAAAAAGCTGCTGGATTCTCAACCCTTGAATATCTCTGGAAAGCAGCAAAAGGCGATAAAAGAGTTCTAAGCATTATAACAGAGGGCTTTGTTGAAGAGTTTAAGCATCTCTTCAAAGCTATGGCTGGAGTAGCTGGATACTCAAAGGGCTGGCTTGGACCAAAGCTTGAAGCTGCTGGAGTTAAGTTCGTTGATTTCAGCAAGATTAAGGGTAGAAAAGCTGCACTAATGAGATCAGAATACCTTGACAAGGTGTGGGAATACATAAAAGGATACCTCAAGAAGTACCCAAGCGGTCTTGATAAGCATATCATCGAAAAGAGGAAGAAACAGAGAGAGAAGCTGATGGAATACTGGGGCATAACAGAAGATGAATGGTTCGACTATAGATGGCAGTTCTCTCATGTACTAAAGAGAGAGAAAGGTCTTGAGACTCTCAGAGAGCTTAACGAACTTGGAATCGTTAAAGTCCCTGAGGAGGATTTAAAGCAAGTAGAACTAGCCGTAAAATATGGTATCCCGTGGGGTATAACCCCACACTACTTGCACCTCTGGGACTTTGAAAATCCATACAAGGAAGACAGGCACGTAAGAAGACAAGTCATGCCACCCACATGGTACGTCTCAAACATGCTCCAGCACAGGGAAGATAGAGAATATTACTTCGACTTCATGGGTGAGCACGACACTTCACCAATTGACCTTGTTACAAGGAGATATGTTACGATAGCAATTCTCAAAGCCTATGACACATGCCCACAGATATGTGTTTACTGTCAGAGAAACTGGGAAGTCCTTGAGCCATTTATGGCCGGCTCATTCCCAGGATGGGACAAAATTGAAGCAGCAATAGAGTGGTTTGGAGAACACGAATCAATGCTTGATGTCCTCATTACCGGTGGAGATCCCTTAGCTCTAAGTGACAAGATAATTGATAAAATTATGAGCAGACTTTCAGAGTTTGATCATGTTGTTAACATCAGATGGGGAAGCAGAATCTTTGTAACAGTTCCAATGAGAATCACCGACAGTTTGGCAGAAATTCTCGGAAGCTATATTGAGCCAGGAAAGAGGAATGTCTCAATTTCAACCCACTTCGAGACTGCTTATGAAGTAACACCAGAAGTAGCAGAAGCAGCATATAAGATTAGAAGGCAAGGAATTTACATCTACAATCAGCTGGTTTACCAGAGAAATGTTAGCAGAAGATTCGAAAATGTAGCATTGAGAATTGCACTAAGAAAAGTAGGAATTGATCCATACTACACCTTCTATCCAAAGGGTAAGATTGAGCAGAAAGATTATCTCGTCCCAATAGCCAGAGTTGTCCAAGAAAGAAAAGAAGAAGCAAGATTATTGCCTGGACAATTCAGACCAGACGAACCTGTCTTTAACGTCCCGAGAATGGGTAAGAACCACTTGAGAGCATGGCAGGATAGGGAATTAGTTGGAATTAGACCAGATGGAAGCAGAATATACTTGATGCACCCATGGGAGAAGGGTATCAGCGAAACTAAGCTTTATACATATCCAGATGTACCAATCAAGGAATACCTCGAATACCTTGAGAGCATTGGCGAAGATCCCAATGACTACTGGACAATCTGGTATTACTACTGA
- a CDS encoding D-aminoacyl-tRNA deacylase, with product MEIIMTTKIDLASMNIKQKLIENFGFGESEDKFDGNIVYRKNNILILTTNQEMIYYDHLDKEIEKQLNIKPELIIFASRHSSKQKLPALTTHVTGNWGEAMYGGKDNSLAIAQPSAMKLALMKMSELNDLGWTVCYEATHHGPSEVDVPSLFIEIGSSEEEWVNDRAGEILAETIMHVIKNYQKTNFKVAIGIGGGHYAPKQTKVALNSDIAFSHIVPKYAHPVSKDMLLKAIERTAEKVEAIYVDWKGSKGETRQLAKSLAEELGLEFIRD from the coding sequence ATGGAAATCATAATGACAACTAAGATTGACTTAGCATCAATGAATATAAAACAAAAACTAATTGAGAACTTTGGGTTTGGGGAGAGTGAAGATAAGTTTGACGGAAACATTGTATATAGGAAGAACAACATTCTAATTCTCACAACAAATCAGGAAATGATATATTATGATCATTTAGATAAAGAAATTGAAAAACAACTAAATATAAAACCAGAGCTCATTATTTTTGCTTCAAGGCATTCCAGCAAACAGAAATTACCTGCTTTAACTACTCATGTTACTGGGAACTGGGGAGAAGCTATGTATGGAGGGAAAGACAACAGCTTGGCTATAGCCCAACCGAGTGCAATGAAATTGGCTTTGATGAAGATGAGTGAGCTGAATGACTTGGGATGGACGGTATGTTATGAAGCAACACATCACGGACCAAGTGAAGTTGATGTTCCTTCACTCTTCATTGAAATTGGTTCAAGTGAAGAAGAGTGGGTTAATGATAGAGCCGGAGAAATTCTGGCAGAAACAATAATGCATGTTATCAAAAATTACCAAAAGACGAACTTTAAAGTTGCTATTGGGATTGGTGGAGGACACTATGCTCCAAAACAAACAAAAGTTGCTCTGAACTCAGACATAGCGTTCTCTCACATAGTACCAAAGTATGCTCATCCCGTATCTAAAGACATGCTGCTAAAAGCTATTGAAAGAACGGCTGAAAAAGTTGAAGCAATATATGTGGATTGGAAAGGGAGTAAAGGAGAAACGAGGCAACTAGCAAAGTCTTTGGCAGAAGAACTTGGATTGGAGTTTATCAGAGATTAG
- the ftsZ gene encoding cell division protein FtsZ, with protein sequence MLKLIENAIERTSQEVGKVNEVQVPQSDVDEELRKILEQIQAKIYVVGVGGAGCNTVNRMMEVGVQGAKIIAINTDAQDLLKVKAHKKILIGKDLTRGLGAGNNPKIGEEAAKESEKDIRDALEGADMVFITCGLGGGTGTGAAPIVAELAKKMGALTVSVVTLPFTVEGIRRIKNAEYGLERLRKNSDTVIVIPNDKLMEVAPNLPIHLAFKVADEILVQAVKGITELITKPGLVNLDFADVRAVMKDGGVAMIGIGESDSEKRALEAATQALNSPLLDVDISGAKGALISIAGSDVKLEEAQQIIELVTSKLDPEAQVIWGIQLDEELGKTIRVMVVVTGVSSPYAVVEEETSYSFEEDEKRVIHLDLEEL encoded by the coding sequence ATGCTAAAGTTAATTGAAAATGCAATAGAAAGAACTTCCCAAGAAGTGGGCAAGGTAAATGAAGTACAAGTTCCTCAAAGCGATGTTGATGAGGAGCTTAGAAAGATTTTGGAACAGATACAGGCAAAAATATATGTGGTCGGTGTCGGTGGCGCTGGTTGTAACACAGTTAATAGAATGATGGAAGTTGGTGTGCAAGGAGCCAAGATTATAGCAATAAACACTGATGCTCAAGATTTGCTTAAAGTTAAAGCTCACAAGAAAATACTCATTGGTAAGGATTTAACAAGGGGACTAGGTGCTGGAAACAATCCTAAGATTGGTGAAGAAGCAGCAAAAGAAAGTGAGAAAGACATCAGAGATGCTCTTGAAGGAGCGGATATGGTTTTCATTACTTGTGGTCTTGGTGGTGGTACTGGAACTGGCGCAGCTCCAATAGTCGCTGAGCTGGCAAAGAAGATGGGGGCCCTAACAGTTTCCGTCGTTACATTACCGTTCACAGTTGAGGGTATTAGAAGAATCAAGAATGCTGAATACGGTCTTGAGAGGCTCAGAAAGAACAGCGATACTGTGATTGTTATCCCAAATGACAAGCTCATGGAAGTTGCGCCAAACTTGCCAATTCACTTAGCCTTTAAAGTTGCTGATGAAATTCTTGTCCAAGCCGTTAAGGGTATCACAGAGCTCATTACAAAGCCTGGCTTAGTTAACCTTGACTTTGCTGACGTCAGAGCTGTTATGAAAGATGGCGGTGTTGCAATGATTGGTATCGGTGAAAGCGACAGCGAGAAGAGAGCACTTGAAGCTGCAACACAGGCTTTGAACAGCCCATTGCTAGATGTTGACATCAGTGGAGCCAAAGGTGCTTTGATAAGTATTGCTGGAAGTGATGTCAAGCTTGAGGAAGCACAGCAGATAATTGAACTAGTCACAAGCAAGCTTGATCCAGAGGCACAAGTAATCTGGGGAATCCAACTTGATGAGGAGCTCGGCAAGACCATAAGGGTTATGGTTGTTGTTACGGGTGTAAGCTCTCCATATGCTGTTGTAGAAGAGGAAACATCATATTCTTTTGAGGAGGATGAGAAGAGGGTTATTCACCTTGATTTAGAGGAGCTCTAG
- a CDS encoding protein translocase SEC61 complex subunit gamma: MEKLKNFLSESKRVLLVTKKPSSREYKMAAKITGLGIILIGLIGMIIRIIGILITGQ; encoded by the coding sequence ATGGAAAAGCTTAAAAACTTCTTATCAGAGTCCAAAAGGGTCTTATTAGTCACAAAAAAACCGAGCAGCAGAGAGTATAAAATGGCCGCAAAAATTACTGGTCTTGGAATAATCCTAATTGGCTTAATAGGCATGATTATTCGTATTATAGGCATCTTGATAACAGGCCAATGA
- a CDS encoding transcription elongation factor Spt5, which produces MSDSKIFAVRVTVGQEETTARLVYSKARTYNLPIYAILTPSKVKGYIFIEAPSKSAVDEAIRGIRHARGTLPGEVAFSEIEHFLEEKPAVSGFEPGDIVELIAGPFKGEKAKVVRVDEAKDEIVVELIGAIVPIPVTVRGEYVRLISKRSKE; this is translated from the coding sequence ATGAGCGACAGCAAAATATTCGCAGTAAGGGTTACAGTAGGGCAGGAAGAAACAACAGCTAGGTTAGTTTACAGTAAAGCAAGAACATATAATTTACCAATTTATGCAATATTAACCCCTTCAAAGGTTAAGGGATACATTTTTATTGAAGCGCCAAGCAAGAGTGCAGTTGATGAGGCAATAAGAGGAATAAGACATGCAAGAGGAACTCTCCCTGGAGAAGTTGCGTTTAGTGAGATTGAACACTTCCTTGAGGAGAAGCCAGCTGTCAGTGGCTTCGAGCCAGGAGACATAGTTGAGCTCATTGCTGGTCCATTTAAAGGAGAAAAGGCCAAGGTCGTTAGGGTTGATGAGGCAAAGGATGAAATTGTAGTTGAGCTCATCGGTGCAATAGTTCCAATCCCTGTTACAGTTAGGGGTGAATACGTTAGACTTATAAGCAAACGGTCAAAGGAGTAG
- a CDS encoding 50S ribosomal protein L11, translated as MPKQVVEVLVEGGKATPGPPLGPAIGPLGLNVKLVVDKINEATKDFAGMQVPVKIIVDPATKQFEIEVGTPPVSQLIKKELGLEKGSSEPVRNIVGNLTMEQVIKIAKAKKHQMLAADLKAAAKEVIGTALSMGVTVEGKDPRVVQKEIDEGLYDEIFAKAEES; from the coding sequence ATGCCAAAGCAAGTTGTTGAGGTTTTAGTTGAGGGTGGTAAAGCTACTCCTGGTCCTCCACTTGGTCCGGCTATCGGCCCACTTGGGTTAAATGTTAAGCTCGTCGTTGACAAAATTAACGAGGCAACAAAGGACTTTGCAGGGATGCAAGTGCCAGTGAAGATTATCGTTGACCCAGCAACAAAGCAGTTTGAAATTGAAGTCGGTACACCACCAGTTAGCCAGCTTATTAAAAAAGAGCTTGGACTCGAAAAAGGTTCAAGTGAGCCAGTAAGAAACATTGTTGGTAACCTAACAATGGAGCAAGTGATAAAGATAGCAAAGGCTAAGAAACACCAAATGCTTGCTGCCGACCTTAAAGCAGCGGCAAAAGAGGTTATTGGGACAGCTTTAAGCATGGGAGTTACAGTTGAGGGCAAAGACCCAAGAGTTGTGCAGAAGGAGATTGATGAAGGGCTTTACGACGAGATATTTGCAAAGGCTGAGGAGAGCTGA
- a CDS encoding 50S ribosomal protein L1 — translation MAFDRQKIVEAVKEAKARAKPRNFTQTVEVAVNLKDIDLRKPENRFKLEVVLPHGRGKDVKIAVIADGAVAEAAKKLGLDVISGEQLEEIAKSPREARKLARKYDFFIAAAPLMPKIGRYLGRYLGPRNKMPVVVPPTMTNLEPIVNKLKKTVRIQLKNNPVVHAPVGTEKMSDEELAENIETVLNAIIGKLERGENQVKSVYVKTTMGPAVKVEG, via the coding sequence ATGGCCTTTGACAGGCAAAAAATCGTGGAAGCGGTGAAGGAGGCTAAAGCCCGGGCTAAGCCGCGTAACTTCACACAGACTGTCGAAGTGGCAGTAAACCTCAAGGATATTGATCTTAGGAAGCCTGAGAATAGGTTTAAGCTTGAGGTTGTTCTGCCACACGGTAGAGGGAAGGACGTGAAGATTGCGGTCATCGCTGATGGTGCCGTTGCCGAGGCGGCTAAAAAGCTCGGGCTTGATGTTATTAGTGGTGAGCAGCTCGAGGAAATAGCTAAGAGTCCAAGGGAAGCAAGAAAGTTGGCTAGAAAGTACGACTTCTTCATTGCTGCAGCACCATTAATGCCAAAGATTGGTAGGTATTTGGGTAGATACTTAGGTCCAAGAAACAAGATGCCCGTGGTTGTTCCTCCAACAATGACAAACTTAGAGCCAATTGTCAACAAGCTCAAGAAAACTGTAAGAATACAGCTCAAGAACAATCCAGTCGTTCACGCACCTGTTGGAACTGAAAAGATGAGCGACGAGGAATTGGCAGAGAACATTGAAACAGTCCTCAATGCAATCATTGGTAAGCTTGAGAGGGGAGAGAACCAAGTCAAGTCAGTGTACGTTAAGACA